A portion of the Pseudarthrobacter defluvii genome contains these proteins:
- a CDS encoding ANTAR domain-containing protein: MISSSKYPGPFQGGIPQNDFLNCPTGLVEYYFADGIFRWSDGLYRMYGYERGEVVPSMEMVLPHIEPEDRPRVQAYWDHVSKHGGPSSIYVSIRDRKDRQHKLLYSADYIMDGTTPIGVWGVVVDLTTSIHTDRHQLATEAVAASAVNRAAIEQAKGILMGRTGVTADEAFGLMSQLSQDTNRKVYAIAHEIIERATTRAGEQADAGEQETRGHPLL; encoded by the coding sequence GTGATCTCCAGCAGCAAGTACCCGGGACCTTTTCAGGGAGGGATCCCACAGAACGACTTTCTCAACTGCCCTACGGGGCTGGTCGAGTACTACTTCGCAGACGGCATCTTCCGCTGGTCTGACGGCCTGTACCGGATGTACGGCTATGAACGGGGCGAGGTGGTTCCCTCAATGGAAATGGTTCTCCCCCATATCGAGCCCGAAGACCGGCCGAGGGTCCAGGCATACTGGGACCACGTCTCCAAGCATGGCGGGCCGTCGTCCATCTACGTGTCCATCCGGGACCGCAAGGACCGCCAGCACAAGTTGCTGTACTCAGCGGACTACATCATGGACGGCACCACTCCCATCGGAGTCTGGGGCGTAGTTGTGGACCTCACCACCTCGATTCACACGGACCGACATCAGCTCGCCACCGAGGCAGTGGCCGCCTCCGCAGTAAACCGCGCAGCCATCGAGCAGGCCAAGGGCATCCTGATGGGGCGCACCGGCGTCACGGCAGACGAAGCGTTCGGGCTCATGAGCCAGTTGAGCCAGGACACGAACCGCAAGGTGTACGCGATTGCCCACGAAATCATTGAGCGTGCCACCACCCGGGCCGGAGAGCAGGCGGATGCCGGGGAGCAGGAAACCCGGGGCCATCCCCTGCTGTAA
- a CDS encoding MFS transporter, whose translation MTTRTNSPQATTDGAVVDPDQLRRATLASSVGSALEYYDFYIYGLASALIFGPLFFAPLGESGAVIASFATYGVGFAARPFGGVVFGHIGDRFGRKMVLILTIGLMGLSSCAIGLLPTFDQAGMLGAVLLVTLRILQGLGAGAEQAGATTLISEVAPRRRRGFFASLPFVGIQLGTLLGAGTFALMALADKQVLQGWLWRVPFLASVILIAIAIFIRLRLKETPVFQELEKHKAVVKNPVGQIWKHSKKNVLVGIGLRMGENGNSSIYSALLVSFISMPAGVFPGDKFIGPTGLLIAAGFAAVLVVAFGALSDRFGRVPVYRYGALFQAVIALPAFYLVTLGNVALVWVVMVVGIALGVQAMLGPQCALLPELFGSQHRFTGVALSRELSAVLAGGFAPMIGVALLAATNHSWLVPALYSLVLAGISFVTTFFTPETNGRDLVVVEDAR comes from the coding sequence GTGACAACTCGTACTAACTCACCGCAGGCCACCACGGACGGCGCCGTCGTCGATCCGGACCAGCTGCGAAGGGCAACACTTGCCAGCTCCGTGGGTTCCGCCCTGGAGTACTACGACTTCTACATCTACGGCCTGGCCTCGGCCCTGATCTTCGGGCCGTTGTTCTTTGCGCCGCTCGGGGAAAGCGGAGCGGTCATCGCCTCCTTCGCCACCTACGGCGTCGGATTCGCCGCCCGGCCCTTCGGGGGCGTGGTGTTCGGCCACATCGGCGACCGCTTCGGCCGCAAAATGGTGCTGATCCTGACCATCGGCCTCATGGGCCTGTCCAGCTGCGCCATCGGCCTCCTGCCCACCTTCGACCAGGCGGGCATGCTCGGGGCGGTGCTCCTGGTGACGCTGCGCATTTTGCAGGGCCTGGGCGCCGGCGCCGAGCAGGCAGGCGCCACCACCCTCATCTCCGAGGTGGCCCCGCGCCGCCGTCGTGGTTTCTTTGCCTCCCTGCCGTTCGTTGGCATCCAGCTGGGCACCCTCCTGGGCGCCGGAACCTTCGCCCTGATGGCCCTGGCGGACAAGCAGGTCCTGCAGGGCTGGCTGTGGCGCGTTCCCTTCCTGGCCAGCGTCATCCTGATCGCCATCGCCATCTTCATCAGGCTCCGCCTCAAGGAGACCCCGGTCTTCCAGGAACTGGAGAAGCACAAGGCCGTGGTGAAGAACCCGGTGGGCCAGATCTGGAAGCACTCCAAGAAGAACGTGCTGGTGGGCATTGGCCTCCGCATGGGAGAAAACGGAAACTCCTCCATCTACTCCGCACTGCTGGTGTCCTTCATCAGCATGCCGGCCGGCGTCTTCCCCGGCGACAAGTTCATCGGCCCCACCGGCCTGCTGATTGCCGCGGGCTTCGCAGCGGTGCTGGTTGTCGCCTTCGGCGCCCTGTCCGACCGCTTTGGCCGGGTTCCCGTGTACCGCTACGGCGCGCTCTTCCAGGCCGTCATCGCCCTGCCGGCCTTCTACCTGGTCACGCTCGGCAACGTCGCCCTGGTCTGGGTGGTCATGGTGGTGGGCATCGCCCTGGGCGTGCAGGCCATGCTCGGCCCGCAGTGCGCCCTGCTCCCTGAACTGTTCGGCTCCCAGCACCGCTTCACCGGCGTAGCCCTCAGCCGTGAACTCTCCGCGGTGCTCGCCGGAGGCTTCGCCCCGATGATCGGCGTCGCACTGCTGGCGGCCACCAACCACTCCTGGCTGGTGCCGGCGCTCTACTCGCTGGTCCTGGCGGGCATCTCCTTCGTCACCACGTTCTTCACCCCGGAAACCAACGGCCGCGACCTGGTGGTCGTGGAGGACGCCAGGTGA
- a CDS encoding beta-galactosidase: MRAPETALELLTAVHRPFASELRLPAMSNTEDVHRRWRLTSHYLEHDRRPVIPVSGEIHFSRLPRNRWEDRLRLMKAGGITVVACYVFWIHHEPVQGKPRFDGNLDVAAFVRLCASVGLDVVLRIGPWAHGEVRNGGYPDWVQAAAVEHRTNDPGYLALVERWYNLVGAQLAGLTGPGSNVIGIQLENELYDQPRHLSELKKLARSAGLSAPIWTATAWGGAELPLEDVLPVFGGYGDGFWVDADAPWDPTFRQHYFFSHQWDDPGIGADLREHLSGGGVSAPRSVSDLYPPATCELTGGMATAYQRRPWPAGRDVAAVANNKIGSGSAWQGYYMFAGGANPAAGLQESQATGYPNDLPVFDYDFHAPIGASGRLAPGFGLLRRQHAFLGAFGERLARMPSTLPDRVPSGVEDSGALRWALRSDGHSGFVFITWHQPHIPLQVYSGAQFRLGLEAGATTFPPNPVDIPPGTIAAWPVSLEVGGVRLAWATATPLTVLNTAGAPTLVLAAEAGIEPNLCFPDGTVLEGPATALGGGAYTLDASAPAALTATSGQGVLKVLILPAAVADEAWVLDSGRGRELVLSADPVWVDAEGRLAGRSPGTPCVRRYSAGDCRFEDVAAQAAVQGPARQSVPVELVRAAQPVPASFGSLAGRAAAPDGETIGGLSALYRLELPTPGRAAAGGMTELEIAWAGDVARLLVDGRVVADRFWDGSPWLLETSDAGIQPGSDVVLQILPLPKAAKVGVPAAAQRRRDASAGDLLALDSVQVVRWTDWREARD; encoded by the coding sequence ATGCGTGCCCCAGAAACAGCCCTTGAGCTGCTGACCGCCGTCCACCGGCCATTTGCCTCGGAGCTGCGGCTGCCGGCAATGAGCAACACAGAAGACGTGCACCGCCGGTGGCGGCTCACCAGCCACTACCTGGAACACGACCGCCGTCCGGTGATCCCGGTGTCCGGTGAGATCCACTTCAGCAGGCTTCCGCGCAACCGCTGGGAGGACCGGCTCCGGCTGATGAAGGCAGGCGGGATCACGGTGGTGGCCTGCTACGTCTTCTGGATCCATCACGAGCCCGTCCAGGGGAAGCCGCGCTTTGACGGCAACCTGGATGTGGCTGCCTTCGTTCGGTTGTGCGCATCCGTCGGCCTGGACGTGGTCCTGCGCATCGGACCCTGGGCCCACGGGGAGGTCCGCAACGGCGGGTATCCGGACTGGGTCCAGGCGGCCGCCGTCGAACACCGCACCAACGATCCCGGCTACCTGGCGCTGGTGGAGCGCTGGTACAACCTGGTAGGTGCGCAGCTTGCCGGCCTCACCGGGCCGGGGAGCAACGTCATCGGCATCCAGCTGGAGAACGAACTCTACGACCAGCCCCGGCACCTCAGCGAGCTGAAGAAATTGGCGCGTTCGGCGGGGCTCAGTGCTCCGATCTGGACGGCCACGGCGTGGGGCGGAGCCGAATTGCCCCTGGAAGACGTGCTGCCGGTTTTCGGCGGCTACGGCGATGGCTTCTGGGTGGACGCGGACGCGCCCTGGGACCCCACCTTCCGGCAGCACTATTTCTTCAGCCACCAGTGGGACGATCCCGGCATCGGCGCCGACTTGCGCGAGCATTTGTCCGGCGGCGGGGTTTCGGCGCCACGATCTGTTTCCGACCTCTACCCGCCGGCCACCTGCGAGCTGACCGGCGGCATGGCCACGGCCTACCAGCGCCGACCCTGGCCTGCGGGCAGGGATGTGGCTGCGGTGGCGAACAACAAGATTGGCAGCGGCTCCGCCTGGCAGGGGTACTACATGTTTGCCGGCGGGGCCAACCCCGCAGCAGGCCTGCAGGAGTCCCAAGCCACGGGTTATCCGAACGACCTGCCGGTGTTCGACTACGACTTCCATGCCCCGATAGGTGCGTCCGGCAGGCTGGCGCCAGGTTTCGGGCTGCTGCGCCGGCAGCATGCGTTCCTGGGAGCGTTCGGGGAGCGGTTGGCGCGCATGCCGTCCACGCTACCGGACCGGGTGCCGTCAGGAGTTGAGGATTCCGGGGCGTTGCGGTGGGCGCTGCGCTCGGACGGGCACTCCGGGTTCGTCTTCATCACCTGGCACCAGCCACATATTCCCCTTCAGGTATACTCCGGTGCCCAGTTCCGGCTGGGCCTCGAGGCTGGAGCAACAACGTTCCCCCCAAACCCCGTGGACATTCCCCCTGGGACCATCGCCGCGTGGCCGGTGAGCCTTGAGGTCGGGGGCGTGCGGCTGGCCTGGGCCACCGCCACCCCGCTGACGGTGCTCAATACCGCCGGTGCGCCCACCCTGGTCCTGGCAGCCGAGGCAGGGATCGAGCCGAACCTGTGCTTTCCGGACGGGACCGTGCTGGAGGGGCCAGCCACTGCGCTGGGCGGAGGTGCCTACACCCTTGATGCCTCCGCGCCGGCGGCGTTGACGGCGACCTCGGGCCAGGGCGTCCTCAAGGTCCTGATACTGCCCGCAGCCGTGGCGGATGAGGCCTGGGTCCTGGATTCGGGGCGGGGCCGGGAACTGGTGCTGTCCGCGGACCCGGTCTGGGTGGACGCTGAGGGGCGGCTGGCTGGGAGGTCGCCGGGAACGCCTTGCGTCCGGCGGTACTCGGCAGGGGACTGCCGCTTTGAGGACGTAGCCGCCCAAGCCGCAGTCCAGGGGCCGGCACGCCAATCCGTGCCTGTGGAGCTTGTCCGTGCTGCGCAGCCTGTTCCTGCCTCCTTTGGCTCGCTGGCCGGCCGGGCAGCGGCGCCGGACGGTGAAACCATCGGTGGGCTCTCGGCCCTGTACCGGCTTGAACTTCCGACGCCGGGACGTGCCGCCGCGGGCGGGATGACGGAGTTGGAGATCGCCTGGGCGGGCGACGTCGCCCGGTTGCTGGTCGATGGCCGGGTGGTGGCTGACAGGTTCTGGGACGGCTCCCCTTGGCTCCTCGAAACCAGTGATGCGGGCATCCAGCCCGGATCCGACGTCGTCCTTCAGATCCTTCCGCTGCCCAAGGCCGCCAAGGTGGGGGTGCCTGCGGCCGCCCAGCGTCGACGGGATGCATCCGCCGGCGACCTGCTGGCCCTGGACAGCGTCCAGGTGGTCCGCTGGACGGATTGGCGGGAAGCCCGCGACTGA
- a CDS encoding AraC family transcriptional regulator, giving the protein MTEGADVERAHGFANQRLVVVPRPLVREALARPITRHLVVTDAGVFPAAKDHGRHRPLGAEETIIILCVAGRGWVETTGARTEVGKAAAVVLPGGTGQAHAYGAAPGDPWTIWWCHVRGSDVAELVAEAGVGTDRPIIPLLAVDRLTAMLDEIITALEKDQSPARLVATAGMAWKLLATLAVERRAPETGTPLQQALNYLEERAHGTVRLPELAALVGVSPSHLSKLFREATGGGVLAHHTALKMARARHLLDTTDLSIAQVGREVGLQDQFYFSRQFRRLHGVSPSAYRAERKG; this is encoded by the coding sequence GTGACGGAAGGAGCGGACGTGGAACGGGCGCACGGGTTCGCCAACCAGCGGCTGGTGGTGGTGCCACGTCCACTGGTCCGTGAGGCTCTTGCCCGTCCCATTACCCGGCATCTGGTGGTTACGGACGCCGGCGTCTTTCCTGCCGCGAAAGACCACGGACGCCACCGTCCCCTCGGCGCCGAGGAAACCATCATCATCCTCTGCGTCGCCGGACGGGGGTGGGTGGAAACCACCGGTGCGCGGACCGAGGTCGGCAAGGCGGCCGCCGTCGTCCTTCCCGGCGGAACCGGCCAGGCACATGCGTACGGTGCCGCCCCCGGCGATCCATGGACGATCTGGTGGTGCCATGTGCGTGGAAGCGATGTTGCCGAGTTGGTGGCCGAGGCCGGAGTGGGGACCGACCGGCCCATCATTCCACTGCTGGCCGTGGACCGGCTGACGGCCATGCTGGACGAGATCATTACGGCCCTGGAGAAGGACCAGTCGCCGGCGCGGCTGGTGGCCACGGCCGGGATGGCGTGGAAGTTGCTGGCCACGCTGGCGGTGGAACGCCGCGCTCCGGAGACGGGGACGCCGCTCCAGCAGGCCCTGAACTACCTGGAGGAACGGGCGCACGGGACCGTCCGGCTGCCGGAACTCGCCGCGCTGGTGGGGGTGTCGCCGTCACACCTCAGCAAGCTGTTCCGCGAAGCCACGGGCGGTGGAGTCCTGGCCCACCACACCGCCCTGAAGATGGCCCGGGCCCGGCACCTTCTGGACACCACTGACCTGTCCATCGCCCAGGTGGGCCGGGAAGTCGGCCTGCAGGACCAGTTCTACTTTTCGCGCCAGTTCCGCCGGCTGCACGGGGTCAGCCCCAGCGCCTACCGGGCCGAACGGAAGGGGTAG
- a CDS encoding NAD(P)-dependent oxidoreductase has product MNSGNDALTNPAPKRAGFVGLGLMGAPMAANLLKAAWQVTGWNRSPSAVRDLESLGGSGVGHVADLRDEPVIIFMLPDLSFIEDAAAGLLDAWRSVPPAPGTLVVVMSSVSPVAVRAFGLAVADASGGKATVLDAPVSGGTAGAQRGTLAIMAGGSPEDFERGRPVLEAMGTSVRRMGDLGAGSLAKACNQLIVGTTTAALAEAAELAERSGLDVEALFEVLSGGLAASRVLELVGPRLAAKDYTPTGPAKFMHKDLSFVLEAADHAGTAVPLARAGLELYAELLAQGLGDLDLAVVRQAIANMEVTAADGEGTQQSCS; this is encoded by the coding sequence GTGAATAGCGGTAACGACGCCCTGACGAATCCCGCGCCCAAGCGCGCGGGATTCGTCGGGTTGGGGCTGATGGGGGCGCCGATGGCCGCCAACCTGCTCAAGGCAGCGTGGCAGGTTACGGGATGGAACCGCTCCCCCTCGGCCGTCCGCGACCTGGAGTCGCTGGGCGGGTCCGGCGTCGGCCACGTTGCGGACCTCCGGGACGAACCCGTCATCATCTTCATGCTTCCCGACCTCTCCTTCATCGAGGACGCTGCGGCCGGCCTCCTGGATGCGTGGCGGTCCGTGCCGCCCGCACCGGGAACACTCGTTGTGGTGATGAGCAGCGTGTCGCCGGTTGCGGTGCGGGCCTTTGGGCTCGCCGTTGCGGATGCCAGCGGCGGGAAGGCCACGGTGCTCGACGCACCGGTCAGCGGCGGTACTGCCGGCGCGCAGCGGGGAACCCTGGCCATTATGGCCGGCGGATCCCCGGAGGACTTCGAGCGGGGGCGCCCGGTTTTGGAGGCCATGGGGACCTCCGTACGCCGGATGGGTGACTTGGGTGCCGGCTCACTCGCCAAGGCCTGCAACCAGCTGATCGTCGGGACCACGACGGCGGCTCTCGCCGAGGCGGCTGAGCTTGCGGAACGCTCCGGCCTGGACGTGGAAGCCCTCTTCGAGGTCCTGTCCGGCGGTCTCGCTGCGAGCAGGGTGCTGGAGCTGGTGGGACCCCGGCTCGCGGCGAAGGACTACACCCCGACCGGCCCGGCGAAGTTCATGCACAAGGATCTGTCCTTTGTACTGGAGGCTGCAGACCACGCCGGTACTGCCGTGCCCCTGGCACGTGCCGGGCTTGAGCTCTACGCGGAACTGCTCGCGCAGGGCCTCGGTGACCTAGACCTGGCGGTGGTGCGGCAGGCCATCGCGAACATGGAGGTCACCGCCGCCGATGGGGAGGGCACGCAGCAATCCTGCAGTTGA
- a CDS encoding cellulase-like family protein, whose amino-acid sequence MTEEPRYLGSGTLEGAARGLTGPPPSHLPARLAITLWDFSWYTRAEDGGPYADLDGACAKAAELGYNAIRICAAPLLLFGGLGLDALAEDLEIEGLGTAPDGGIYGRGTRWYDAPGGYRLNLRQRLLELFGAAERHGLVVVLASWEYQQSPVFAASPQWFEAIDAVPLADRYRVLAAAWDRLIRTVTDAGHRDRIALVELHNEVDFSILPALADGGIEQVRRLRRLHPDLLITASYGKPPHLAMHTVPDGLGAAQFHVYSYGVLDALQRQIDIRSEGTAGFPNPALRALLRKDAPSFPDYGRLAPWKYRATVVTDQMFYGYDWIDPGAWDTWLHDEYGQYREVMRREIESRVISIAAWARWKNVPAVVGEGWIGYTPLLGTFEGGPVGRDLAGHGIRTALEHGVWGMVPCSNAAPHHPLWADEEWQRRINTLILTAPAN is encoded by the coding sequence GTGACTGAAGAACCGCGTTACCTCGGGTCCGGGACCCTGGAAGGTGCCGCGCGCGGCCTGACCGGCCCGCCGCCGTCGCACCTTCCCGCCCGCCTGGCCATCACTCTCTGGGACTTCTCCTGGTACACCCGGGCCGAGGACGGCGGTCCCTACGCGGACCTCGATGGGGCCTGCGCCAAGGCGGCGGAGCTCGGCTACAACGCCATCCGCATCTGCGCCGCACCGCTGCTGCTGTTCGGCGGCCTGGGCCTGGACGCGCTCGCGGAGGACCTGGAGATTGAGGGGCTGGGGACTGCACCCGACGGCGGAATCTACGGCCGCGGCACGCGCTGGTACGACGCCCCCGGCGGCTACCGGCTGAATCTGCGGCAACGGCTGCTGGAACTGTTCGGCGCCGCCGAACGGCACGGCCTGGTGGTGGTCCTGGCCAGCTGGGAGTACCAGCAGTCACCTGTGTTTGCCGCGTCCCCGCAGTGGTTCGAGGCCATCGATGCCGTCCCGCTGGCCGACCGTTACCGCGTCCTTGCCGCTGCGTGGGACCGGCTGATCCGCACGGTCACCGACGCAGGACACCGGGACCGCATCGCCCTGGTGGAGCTGCACAACGAGGTGGACTTCTCCATCCTCCCGGCACTGGCCGACGGCGGCATTGAGCAGGTGCGGCGGCTGCGGCGGCTGCACCCCGACCTGTTGATAACGGCCAGCTACGGCAAACCCCCGCACCTTGCCATGCATACAGTTCCCGACGGCCTGGGCGCGGCGCAGTTCCACGTGTACAGCTACGGCGTGCTGGATGCGCTGCAGCGGCAGATCGACATCAGGTCCGAGGGAACGGCAGGCTTCCCCAACCCGGCCCTGCGTGCGCTGCTCCGGAAGGACGCGCCGTCCTTCCCCGACTACGGACGACTGGCCCCGTGGAAATACCGGGCCACTGTGGTCACGGACCAGATGTTCTATGGCTATGACTGGATCGACCCCGGCGCCTGGGATACGTGGCTGCACGACGAGTACGGGCAGTACCGCGAGGTGATGCGGCGCGAGATCGAGTCCCGCGTCATTTCCATCGCCGCATGGGCCCGCTGGAAGAACGTTCCCGCCGTGGTAGGCGAGGGCTGGATCGGGTACACCCCGCTTCTCGGCACGTTCGAGGGGGGCCCGGTGGGGCGGGACCTGGCCGGGCACGGCATCAGAACGGCGCTTGAACATGGCGTCTGGGGCATGGTGCCCTGCTCCAACGCCGCGCCCCACCACCCGTTGTGGGCCGACGAAGAGTGGCAGCGCCGCATCAACACCCTGATACTTACCGCCCCTGCGAACTGA
- a CDS encoding DUF5107 domain-containing protein: MTSEPKDPSRIVLPEAPADQRDILAAGGVACWSEPVWIDTYAPGKPDKYPLFLDRRVYQGSSGKVYPMPFIDSIESVKQPRLWQAIHLENEYVRLMLLPEIAGRIHVGYDKTAGYDFFYRNNVIKPGLVGLAGPWISGGVEFNWPQHHRPATFLPVESAVERSGTGDVTVWHTDLDPLQRMRGTHGVRLRPGSSLIEVDVRLHNRTDEPQTFLWWANVAARSHENYQSFFPTDVRFVADHARRAITSFPRADRPYYGVDYPAVAAGGGRPGADRLDFYANIPVPTSYMVTDTADSFFGGYDHDAQAGFVHWADRTIAPGKKQWTWGNGPVGRAWDGHLTDDDGPYVELMAGVFTDNQPDFSYLAPGETRTFSQYWYPIRQMGPAHQANLDAAVALSLDEPGRAVTVGVTGTSRRKNAAIVLKHRGGTVRAWNVLLSPADPFTGTVELHVPAKAEDLTLQVLDSGRELISWTPRQPVDNAPGPWVATEPAQPRNMESQDELFVTATHLAQNRHPSRSAVQYLEEMLRRDPQDSRACIALGAAKYREGRYGRARELLENAVARLSRRNLNPPSGEAHYRLGLVLERLGLTAEAGERFGKAAWDRAWAHPARLALARLALRSKDPALALQHADAAQSLESTSPEARHLRYLALEWLGDSDQSDKLLQDILASDPLDPAALALAGTLDAVDPKTALTVACWLARAGQWQRALELTETEAASEAYPAFGNPGPLRHYLRAGWLEELLEPAAAAAERAKARRADTTYAFPYGLDDYDALLRALEADPRDHVAHGLLGCWLLDAGRTMDALTHLEKSLTHGRDNPVVWRNAALAVVNTGGDPAAADDYIARALELSPGDARLVFERAVLAGLRSLPAEQRIADIEQAGPAALARDDLAVLYANLLTDVGRPLDALVLLASRTFQPFEGGEGLVLAAYDRAAVQQARTLMEQEPTAAAALLREGTEAPANLGEGRHPADSMAERLVALGDALERAGDGVAAREAWAAARGRGNALAVDSKPVGPADYWRGVACMRLGDRREADRIWGSLEDGAADLEAAPAAPDYFATSLPELLLFDTDSAESRGAAAASLRQLASHGRLLGRRLQTKEEVSL; the protein is encoded by the coding sequence GTGACCAGCGAACCCAAAGACCCCAGCAGGATCGTCCTGCCCGAGGCCCCGGCTGACCAGCGGGACATTCTTGCGGCAGGCGGCGTGGCCTGCTGGAGCGAACCGGTATGGATCGACACCTACGCCCCTGGCAAACCGGACAAGTACCCGCTCTTCCTGGACCGGCGCGTTTACCAGGGCTCCAGCGGCAAGGTCTATCCCATGCCGTTCATTGACAGCATTGAGTCGGTGAAGCAGCCCAGGCTGTGGCAGGCCATCCACCTGGAGAATGAGTACGTCCGCCTGATGCTGCTCCCGGAGATCGCGGGCCGGATCCACGTTGGCTACGACAAGACCGCCGGGTACGACTTCTTCTACCGCAACAACGTGATCAAGCCCGGCTTGGTGGGCCTGGCCGGACCATGGATCTCCGGCGGCGTGGAGTTCAACTGGCCGCAGCACCACCGGCCCGCCACCTTCCTGCCGGTGGAATCCGCCGTCGAACGTTCCGGCACCGGCGACGTGACCGTCTGGCACACTGACCTGGATCCGCTGCAGCGGATGCGCGGAACCCATGGCGTGCGGCTTAGGCCGGGCAGTTCATTGATCGAGGTCGATGTCCGGCTTCACAACCGGACGGATGAGCCGCAGACGTTTCTGTGGTGGGCCAATGTGGCTGCCCGCTCGCATGAGAACTACCAGTCGTTCTTTCCCACTGACGTCCGGTTTGTAGCTGACCATGCGCGCAGGGCCATCACGTCGTTCCCGCGCGCCGACCGGCCCTATTACGGAGTGGACTATCCGGCAGTGGCTGCGGGCGGCGGGCGCCCCGGCGCGGACCGGCTCGATTTCTATGCAAATATCCCCGTCCCGACCTCCTACATGGTCACGGACACGGCGGACAGCTTCTTTGGCGGCTATGACCATGACGCCCAGGCCGGGTTTGTCCACTGGGCGGACCGAACCATCGCGCCGGGCAAGAAGCAATGGACGTGGGGTAACGGCCCCGTAGGCCGGGCTTGGGACGGGCATTTAACGGACGACGACGGTCCTTACGTCGAGCTGATGGCAGGCGTCTTCACGGACAACCAGCCAGACTTCAGCTACCTTGCCCCGGGTGAGACGCGCACGTTCAGCCAGTACTGGTACCCCATCCGGCAGATGGGCCCGGCCCACCAGGCGAACCTGGACGCCGCCGTCGCGCTGTCCCTCGACGAGCCGGGCAGGGCCGTCACCGTTGGCGTCACCGGCACCAGCCGAAGGAAGAACGCCGCCATTGTCCTGAAACACCGGGGCGGCACGGTCCGGGCCTGGAACGTCCTCCTCTCACCCGCCGACCCGTTCACCGGCACGGTTGAGCTGCACGTACCGGCAAAGGCAGAAGACCTTACGCTCCAGGTCCTCGACAGCGGCCGGGAACTTATTTCCTGGACGCCGCGGCAACCCGTGGACAACGCACCCGGGCCCTGGGTGGCCACCGAACCGGCGCAGCCGCGGAATATGGAAAGCCAGGACGAGCTGTTTGTCACCGCAACCCACCTGGCCCAGAACCGGCACCCCAGCAGGTCAGCCGTGCAGTACCTTGAGGAAATGCTCCGCCGGGATCCGCAGGACTCGCGTGCCTGCATTGCCCTCGGCGCGGCCAAATACCGGGAAGGCCGCTATGGCCGGGCACGGGAACTGCTCGAAAATGCCGTGGCGCGCCTGAGCCGGCGGAACCTGAACCCGCCAAGCGGGGAAGCCCACTACCGGCTGGGCCTGGTCCTGGAGCGGCTCGGCCTCACCGCGGAAGCGGGGGAACGGTTTGGGAAGGCTGCCTGGGACAGGGCCTGGGCGCATCCGGCGCGGCTGGCACTGGCGCGGCTGGCCCTCCGATCCAAGGACCCAGCCCTGGCCCTGCAGCACGCCGACGCCGCACAGTCGCTGGAGAGCACCAGCCCCGAAGCGCGGCACCTCCGGTACCTGGCGCTGGAGTGGCTGGGAGACAGTGACCAGAGCGACAAACTGCTCCAGGACATCCTGGCCTCCGACCCGCTGGACCCCGCGGCCCTGGCGCTCGCCGGGACCCTGGACGCAGTGGATCCCAAAACCGCGCTGACCGTGGCGTGCTGGCTTGCCCGCGCGGGACAGTGGCAGCGCGCCCTGGAACTGACCGAAACTGAAGCAGCGTCGGAGGCGTACCCGGCGTTCGGCAATCCGGGGCCGCTTCGGCATTACCTGCGCGCCGGCTGGCTGGAGGAGCTCCTGGAACCGGCGGCCGCTGCTGCCGAGCGCGCCAAGGCGCGGCGCGCGGACACCACCTACGCGTTTCCTTATGGATTGGACGACTACGACGCGCTGCTCCGCGCCCTCGAGGCCGATCCCCGCGACCACGTGGCCCACGGGCTCCTGGGTTGCTGGCTGTTGGACGCCGGACGGACCATGGACGCGCTGACCCACCTCGAGAAGTCCCTTACCCACGGCCGTGACAACCCGGTGGTGTGGCGGAATGCCGCGTTGGCTGTGGTCAATACCGGGGGAGATCCTGCTGCTGCCGACGATTACATTGCACGGGCCCTGGAGCTGAGCCCGGGGGACGCACGGCTCGTTTTTGAACGGGCCGTGCTGGCAGGATTGCGCAGCCTTCCGGCGGAGCAGCGGATCGCGGACATCGAGCAGGCCGGCCCTGCCGCCCTGGCCCGCGATGATCTTGCCGTCCTGTACGCAAACCTGCTGACCGACGTCGGACGGCCCCTCGACGCCCTGGTCCTGTTGGCGTCGCGCACCTTCCAGCCCTTCGAGGGCGGTGAGGGGCTGGTGCTCGCCGCCTATGACCGCGCCGCCGTCCAGCAGGCTCGGACGTTGATGGAGCAGGAGCCGACGGCGGCAGCCGCCCTGTTGCGTGAAGGTACCGAAGCGCCGGCCAACCTGGGCGAAGGGCGGCATCCCGCGGACAGCATGGCCGAGCGGCTGGTGGCGCTGGGCGATGCGCTGGAACGGGCGGGTGACGGGGTTGCTGCCCGTGAGGCGTGGGCAGCGGCCCGCGGGCGCGGGAATGCGCTGGCGGTGGATTCAAAGCCGGTTGGGCCTGCCGACTATTGGCGGGGCGTGGCCTGCATGCGCCTGGGCGACCGGCGGGAAGCGGACCGGATCTGGGGCAGCCTGGAGGACGGCGCCGCCGATCTGGAGGCAGCGCCCGCTGCTCCTGACTACTTCGCCACGTCGCTGCCGGAGCTCTTGCTGTTCGACACTGACAGCGCTGAGTCGCGGGGCGCTGCGGCGGCCTCCCTCCGGCAACTGGCCAGCCACGGCCGGCTACTGGGCCGGCGCCTGCAGACGAAGGAAGAGGTCTCCCTGTGA